In Nitrospinota bacterium, a single genomic region encodes these proteins:
- the larE gene encoding ATP-dependent sacrificial sulfur transferase LarE — MDKYEKLEEILDGIGDAVIAYSGGVDSTLLLKAAYDRSRENGAKILAITARSSTYPESEFNAAIDIARTIGAPYRVIESGELQIEGFATNPPDRCFYCKGELFGILGKIAEEDGYSVVCDGSNADDNSDYRPGRKAATERGVRSPLMEAGMTKDDIRFHAKRLSLPNWDKPAAACLASRFPYGTSITDEKLKRIEKAEETLKREGFGQVRVRYHEGIARIEVSPVRITELASHPGLKDLVREIKSFGFDFVVLDLEGYRTGSFNELLKR, encoded by the coding sequence ATGGACAAGTACGAAAAACTTGAGGAGATACTTGACGGGATAGGGGACGCAGTTATTGCTTATTCCGGAGGGGTGGACAGCACACTCCTTCTCAAGGCCGCCTACGACAGGAGCCGAGAGAACGGAGCGAAGATCCTCGCGATTACGGCACGGTCGAGCACATATCCGGAATCGGAGTTCAATGCCGCGATAGATATTGCGCGGACGATAGGGGCTCCGTACCGTGTGATTGAATCGGGAGAACTTCAGATAGAAGGATTTGCGACAAATCCTCCGGACAGATGTTTTTACTGCAAGGGGGAGCTATTCGGCATTCTTGGAAAGATAGCGGAAGAAGATGGGTACAGCGTGGTGTGCGACGGTTCCAACGCCGACGACAACAGCGATTACCGTCCGGGGAGAAAAGCGGCAACGGAGAGAGGGGTTCGGTCGCCGCTGATGGAAGCTGGCATGACGAAGGACGATATAAGGTTCCACGCGAAGAGGCTCTCACTTCCGAACTGGGACAAGCCTGCCGCCGCCTGCCTTGCGTCGCGCTTTCCGTATGGAACATCAATTACAGATGAAAAACTGAAGCGGATAGAAAAGGCGGAAGAGACATTGAAGAGAGAAGGGTTCGGTCAGGTGCGTGTGCGCTATCACGAAGGGATTGCACGAATAGAAGTATCACCTGTCCGCATTACGGAACTGGCGTCGCATCCGGGCCTAAAGGATCTTGTCAGGGAGATAAAGTCGTTTGGGTTCGATTTCGTGGTGCTTGATTTGGAAGGGTATCGAACCGGCAGTTTCAATGAATTATTGAAGCGCTAA
- a CDS encoding glycosyltransferase family 2 protein, giving the protein MRLSIVIVNYNAGDLLEACLASIEQRLGEGSSAIEYETIVVDNASSDGSERAARIRKNVLLVSSQTNAGFAAGCNLGAEVSKGRFILFLNPDTKILSEGMERLIDRFESGKNEGALGCQNLLPDGTVQSTAYTYPNLVTMFFFVFRMGELAKRPAVKKIFSFFLGNIFGQFSQHDKRTAVDWVTGAFLMIKREAWMKTGAFDERFFLFCEEIDLCRRVKNAGYEVIFDPSYEIEHFVGFSSRKVKPFVLKEKFKSYLAYFEKHHSTFDNVMLKLMFFFGIRFWIIIFKIAGNAESASAYRELRDGLDI; this is encoded by the coding sequence TTGCGACTCAGTATTGTAATCGTAAACTACAATGCCGGCGATTTGCTGGAAGCTTGCCTTGCGTCAATAGAGCAGAGGCTTGGGGAGGGCTCTTCCGCTATCGAGTACGAAACTATTGTTGTCGATAACGCTTCCAGCGACGGCTCCGAAAGGGCCGCAAGGATACGAAAAAATGTTCTCCTTGTAAGCAGTCAGACAAATGCAGGATTCGCCGCAGGATGTAACCTGGGGGCCGAAGTCTCCAAAGGGCGCTTTATCCTCTTCCTGAACCCGGATACAAAGATACTTTCGGAAGGCATGGAACGGCTGATTGATCGCTTTGAGTCTGGCAAGAATGAAGGGGCGCTTGGATGCCAGAATCTTCTCCCTGACGGAACTGTGCAGTCCACCGCGTATACATATCCGAATCTTGTAACTATGTTCTTTTTTGTTTTCAGAATGGGTGAATTGGCGAAGCGGCCCGCTGTAAAAAAAATATTTTCATTTTTCCTTGGAAATATCTTTGGGCAATTCAGTCAGCATGATAAAAGAACGGCGGTCGACTGGGTCACGGGCGCTTTCCTTATGATAAAGAGAGAGGCCTGGATGAAAACAGGCGCGTTTGACGAGCGCTTTTTCCTTTTTTGCGAAGAGATCGACCTCTGTAGAAGAGTAAAGAATGCCGGATACGAAGTGATTTTCGATCCTTCCTATGAGATAGAGCATTTTGTCGGCTTCAGTTCGCGGAAGGTGAAGCCGTTCGTTCTCAAGGAGAAGTTCAAGAGCTATCTTGCTTATTTCGAGAAACATCATTCAACATTTGACAACGTAATGCTCAAGCTTATGTTTTTTTTCGGAATCCGGTTCTGGATAATCATTTTCAAAATTGCGGGAAATGCGGAATCAGCATCCGCATATCGTGAATTGCGGGACGGTCTGGACATATAG
- a CDS encoding peptidylprolyl isomerase, which translates to MQNRILVGVLAALLLVGMISLAVYDYKPADGQNASSSPHGGMGDDVDPLKGMKFPEVIAVVNGTEIQRNKFIGALRGNIEMMKMQGQQLTPEALEKVKKDIIEHLVGSEIFYQEAVAQNIEISNEKLNSEYERIVKRYEGDEEFKKRLNEQEITLDNLKHELEKGYMITLLLEKEISPKVKVEEMEAMKYYQQNVAMFKSPETIRARHILLKLEPDAPKEAVEKAEKEMQEIVAEVKKTKNFTEVAKKRSQGPSAPEGGDLGFFPRGAMVKEFEDAAFSLRPGQPGKVVRTRFGLHYIETVEMKPASVVPFAEMKSKIMSQLQMIERGKKVQEFLTELKDKAEIKMFQ; encoded by the coding sequence ATGCAAAATAGGATATTGGTTGGAGTTCTCGCGGCACTGTTGCTGGTAGGTATGATATCGCTGGCTGTATATGATTATAAGCCTGCCGATGGGCAGAACGCTTCCTCGTCGCCCCACGGCGGCATGGGCGATGATGTCGACCCGCTAAAAGGGATGAAGTTCCCCGAAGTTATAGCCGTGGTGAACGGAACTGAAATACAGCGGAACAAGTTCATCGGCGCCTTGAGGGGCAATATTGAAATGATGAAGATGCAGGGCCAGCAATTGACCCCGGAAGCACTGGAGAAGGTTAAAAAAGACATCATAGAACACCTTGTAGGGAGCGAGATATTTTATCAGGAGGCTGTCGCCCAGAATATCGAGATAAGCAATGAAAAGCTAAACTCCGAATACGAGAGAATAGTGAAAAGGTATGAAGGTGACGAGGAATTCAAGAAAAGACTGAACGAGCAGGAGATCACGCTTGATAACCTGAAACATGAGTTGGAAAAAGGGTATATGATCACGCTTTTACTTGAAAAGGAGATATCCCCGAAGGTAAAGGTGGAAGAGATGGAAGCGATGAAGTATTACCAGCAGAATGTCGCTATGTTCAAATCTCCAGAAACCATCAGGGCAAGGCACATACTCCTGAAGCTTGAGCCGGACGCGCCGAAGGAAGCGGTTGAAAAGGCTGAAAAGGAGATGCAGGAGATAGTGGCAGAGGTAAAGAAGACAAAGAACTTTACTGAGGTGGCGAAAAAACGTTCACAGGGACCATCCGCGCCGGAAGGGGGCGACCTGGGATTCTTTCCAAGGGGGGCGATGGTAAAGGAGTTTGAGGACGCCGCGTTTTCACTAAGGCCGGGCCAGCCAGGGAAAGTGGTGCGAACCAGGTTCGGACTCCACTACATAGAGACAGTCGAAATGAAGCCGGCAAGCGTTGTTCCCTTTGCCGAGATGAAGAGCAAAATAATGTCGCAGTTGCAGATGATTGAAAGAGGAAAGAAGGTTCAGGAGTTCCTCACAGAGCTTAAGGACAAGGCAGAAATCAAAATGTTCCAATAG